CGCGCTTCCCCATGCTCTCGATCTGCTTGAGCATCTTCTTCGCGTCCGCGAACTGGCGCAGCAGGCGGTTGACGTCCTGCACGGACGCGCCGCTGCCCCGCGCGATGCGGCGCCGCCGGCTGCCGTCGATCACCTCGGGGTGCCGACGCTCCCCGGGCGTCATCGAGTTGATCATCGCCTCGATGCGCCCGAGGGCGCGCTCGTCGAACTCCGCGCCGCCCGACAGCCCGGCGCGCTTCGCGTTGAAGCCCGGGATCATCGCCATGATCTGGTCGATCGGGCCCATTGCGCGGACCTGTCGCAGCTGCTTCGTAAAGTCTTCCAGCGTGAATTCGGCGCGGCGCAGCTTGCGCTCCATCTCGCGCGCCTCGTCCGCGGTCACCTGCTCCTGCGCCTTTTCGATTAGGGTCAGCACGTCGCCCATGCCCAGGATGCGCGAGGCCATCCGGTCCGGATGAAACGGTTCGAGCGCCTCGAGCCGCTCGCCCGTGCCGACGAAGAAGATCGGCACCCCGAGAGCGGCCACCACCGAGAGCGCGGCGCCGCCGCGCGCGTCGCCGTCGAGCTTGGTGAGAATCACGCCGTCGAGCGGCACCGCCCGGTGGAAGCCTTCCGCCATCCGCACCGCGTCCTGTCCCGCCATCGCATCGAGCACGAGCAGCGTGTAGTGCGGCGCGACCGTCGTCCGAAGCCGTACGAGCTCCGCGACGAGCTCGTCGTCGACGTGCAGGCGGCCGGCGCTGTCGACGATGAGCGTGTCGGCGAGACTGTCGCGGCACACATCGAGCGCGCGCTTCGCCGCCGCGACGGCGTCCTCGCCCGCCGCCGGGGAGACGACGGCGACGCCCGCGCGCTGGCCCACGATCTCCAGCTGGCGCACCGCCGCCGGGCGCGATAGGTCGGCCGCCGCGAGCACGGGCGTGCGTCCCCGCTTTTTGAGGTGCAGGGCGAGCTTGCCGGCCGTGGTGGTCTTGCCCGTGCCGTGCAGACCCGCCAGCAGGATCACGGTCGGCGGTTGCGGCGCCGGGACCAGCCCACGGTGGGCGCCGCCGAGCAGCCGGGCGAGTTCGGCGTGCACGATCTGCACGACCTGCTGGCCCGGCGTCAGGCTCTTCCAGACCTGCTCGCCGACGGCCGCCTCGCGCACGCGCGCGACGAAGTCCCGCGCGACTTTCACATTGACGTCCGCCTCGAGCAGCACGAGCCGGATCTCGCGCAGCGCCTGGTCGACATCCCCTTCGGAGAGCGCACCGCGGCCGCGGAGGCGGTTCAGAAGCCCGCCGAGTCTGGTCTGCAACTGCTCAAACATCGTCTGCGACACCACCCGCGCCGTGATCGTCGCCGGAGGTCACATCGACCCCGGTGGAGTCGGAGCCCTCGTAGACGCGAAACCCTCCGCCGCGCTCCACCTCGTGCACGCGCCCGAACACCTCGCCCATGCAGCGCGCGAGCGTCCGCGCGCCCTGGCTGGTGCGCGCGACGAGGTAGAAGCGGCCGCCCGGCGCGAGGTGCGCGTGGGCCTCTTCGAGGAGTCGCCGCACCGCCGCGCGGCCGGCCCGGATCGGCGGGTTCAAGAGAATCAGGTCGAACCGGTCGTCGTCGACCGGCGCGCAGCCGTCGCCCGTACGCGCCTCCGCGTTGGCGAGACGGTTGTCGCGGATGTTCGCCTGCGCCAGCGCCGTCGCGCGCGGATTGATGTCGACGAGCCGAACCCGTGCCCGCGGCGCACGCGCCGCCATCACGATCCCGAGCGCCCCGTAGCCGCACCCGAGATCGAGGATCGTTCGGGCGCCGCGCGGATCCACCGCGTCCAGCAGGAGCCGCGTGCCGCGGTCGACCCCCCCGCGCGAAAAGACACCGGCCGCGGTCCGAAACCGGAACTCCCGGTCCCCGTCCCCGAAACGGATCGTACGCTCGCGTATCGGCGCCGGCGGCGAGGGCGTGAAGTAGTGCGACGCCGGCGCTTCCCGCCGGCCGGTCCCGGTCCCGCCGGGCGGCGCCATTACATCACCTCGCGCAGCGCCCGCAGCGCGCGCATGAGCGGCCCGGTCTCCGCACCCGCCGCGGTGAGGCGCGCGGCGGCCCGCTCGACCGCCTCGAGCCGGCCCGCGACGCCGTCGTGGCGCGCGCGGCCGTCGCGCGCGAGGACCCGCAGCCGCTCTTCGAGATGCCGCATCTCGCGCACCGCCCGGCGCAGGCCGTCGAATACCGCCTGCCGGCTGACGCGGAGACGTCCCGCGATCTCGCCGAGCGACAGATCCTCGTGGTAGTACATCCGGACGAGCCTCTGCTGTCGCACCGTCAGGAGACCGGCGTAGGCGTCGAACAGCCGGATCACCGCGGTGCGGTCGGCGAGGCTGCGGGCGCGTCCCGCGGCACGCGGAGCGGACAACATCTTCTGTAAAGGCATAATCCTTGACGCAAGTATACCACAGACGGCGGCGGGACGAGCGGGCTGCTACGCCAGGACGCTCCGTTCGCGCCGCATCGGGCTCGCGCTCCACCGCAGACCGCGCACGGCGCCCGCGCGGTCTGTTTCAAACACGACCGTCTCGCCGACGTTCCCGCCGCCCGGGCCGTCGACGATCTTGAAACGGTCGGGGCCGATCGTCTCGAGCTCGCTCGCGTCTTGAAGGGGACGCTCGTTGTCGGGCCGGTAGGCGAAGAGACGGTCGCCGATCAGGACGACGTCGAGGTCCAGCCACCGCGCGGTATACCGTCCCACGTACCGCCGCAGCGCCGTCCGGCGGGACGGCCGGCCCGGCCGTCGTTCGATCCGCTTGAGACACTGGTGGATCGTGTGAAAGGCGCCGAGCAGCAACGGCTTCCCGTGCATGTCGATGACGTTGGTCAGCACCGTCACACCGATGCGGCGGTCCATGTCCATGCCGATGGCCGTGGAGAATCCCTGAAACCCGCCGCCGTGGCCGACGATGGAGGCGCCGTCGAGCGGCCAGATCGCAAACCCCAGGCCGTACTGCCCGTCGTCCGTGGGCAGGCCCTGCGGCTGCTGCATCTCCCGCTTGCTGAGATCCGCGAGCAGCCGGCCGCTGCCCGGAAAGTGTGCCGACATGTAGGCGCACAGATCCGCGGCCGTCGACACGAGTCCGGCCGCCGGCCGAAACGCGTTGGCGTCGGGGTTGGCGAACGTCTCGCGGCGGCGGCCGGGATATTCTCTCCCATAGCCGGCGGCGAGCGTCTTCAACACCCCGGGCGTGATCGCGAAACCCGTTTGGCGCAGACCAAGCGGCGCGACGATGTGCGCGCGGACGTAGTCGTCGAAGGCCTGTCCGCTCGCCGCGGCGACAACCTCGCCGAGCACCGCGTAGCCCACGTTGGAATACTTCCAGCGCTCGAGCGGGGCCAGGACGGCGAGTCCGTTCCGCGCGCGGGTCCGGAGTTCGTCCCGCGTCGGGAACCGATCGGTCACCCAGTGCGGTGTGCCGTCCCGCTCGACGCCCGCCGTGTGGGACATGAGCTGGCGGACCGTAAAGGGCGCCGCCGGTCCGTTTCCGGAGCGGATCCAGGGCACGTAGCGCTCCACCCGCTCGTCGAGCCGCACGGCGCCGCGCTCCGCCAACTGCATCACCGCCGTGGCGGTGAACGTTTTCGAGATCGAGGCGATGCGGTAGCCGGTCGTTTCGCTCGCGCGCCGGCGGGCCGCCTCGTCCGCGTAGCCGTAGCCGCGCGCGAAAACCGGCGCGTCCCCGTGGACGACACCGACGCTCAGTCCCGGGATCCGGCGTCGAACGCGCTGATACCCCAGCCATGCGTCGATGATCGCCACAGCATCACGGAGCCAGCCGTCGGGGCGGCCGGACGCGGAATCCCTCGACCGGGGCGATCGCGCGGGGCGCGAGCTCATCAACCGAAACAGTACACTACCGCCGGCCGCACCCCCTCCGGGCACCGGACGGCTTGAAGTGTCCGGCGTCCGGCGCGTACACGGATCTACGATGCCAGCAGCGCCTCCACGAATGCTTTCGGATCGAACGGCTGCAGATCGTCCATTCCCTCGCCGAATCCGACGAGCCGCACCGGCATCTTGAGCTCGTCCGCAATCGCGACGGCGATCCCGCCGCGCGCGGTGCCGTCCAGTTTCGTCAGCACGACCCCGGTCAGCGGCAGCGCCGCCGCGAACCGCCGGGCCTGCGCGATGCCGTTCTGTCCCGTCGTCGCGTCGAGCACGAGGAGTGATTCGACCGGCGCCTCGGGCAGCTCGCGGCGCAGCACGCGGTCGAGCTTTTTGAGCTCTTCCATGAGGTTCGTTTTGGTGTGGAGGCGGCCCGCGGTATCGACGATGAGGACGTCGGCATGACGGGCGCGCGCGGCCTGCGCCGCGTCGTAGACCACGGCCGCCGGGTCGGACCCCTCCGCGTGCCGGACGAGCTCCGCACCCGCGCGGTCCGTCCACACCGCCAGCTGGTCGATGGCGGCGGCGCGGAAGGTGTCCGCGGCGGCCACGATGACGCGGCGGCCGTCGGCGCGGAGGCGGTGCGCGATCTTGCCGATCGTCGTCGTCTTGCCGGCACCGTTCACGCCGAGGACGACGACCGCCGCCGGCCGCGGCTCGAGCCGAAGCGGCGCGGGTTCGCCCAGAGCGGCGAGCAGCACCTCCGCGAGCGCCCGGCGCAGTCCCTCGGGAGTGCGGGCCGCCCCGCCCAGTTCGCCCGAGCGCGCGCGGGCCCGCAGGCGCACGACCACCGCCTCGGTCGCCTGGACGCCCAGATCCGCCGTGAGCAGCGCCTCTTCCAGGTCCTCGTAGAACGATTCGTCGATCTCGCGGCCGAGCAGGCCGTCGAGTTGCACGGCGAGGGCCCGGCGTGTCTTCGCCAGGCCCTCGCGGAACCGGCCGAGCCACCCGCTTCCCGCCATGATCACATTGTCCCCGCCGGTCAACCCACCGGCTGCTGCTGTTCCAGCCGCTCGGCCTCCTCCAACCGGACCGAGACGATGTGCGACACGCCCGGCTCCTCCATTGTCACGCCGAACAGCACGTCGCACGACTCCATCGTTGCCTTGTTGTGCGTGATGATGATGATCTGGGTCTGCTCCGAGAGCTCGCGCAGCACCTGCGCCACCTTGCGCGTGTTCGCCTCGTCGAGGGCGGCCTCGACCTCGTCGAAGACGCAGAACGGACTCGGCCGGACGCGGAGCATGGCGAAGATCAGCGCGAGCGACACCATCACGCGCTCGCCGCCGCTCAGCGCGCTCAGGCTGCGGAGGTTCTTCCCCGGCGGCTGTACGACGATGTCGATGCCGGGCTCGTCGCTGCCGTCCACCGCCACGAGGTCCAGGCCGGCGCTGCCGCCGCCGAAGAGGCGCACGAACAGGCCGCTGAACTCCTCGTTGACGGCCCGGTAAGTCTCGTCGAACCGCTCGCGGATCACCGTTTCGAGATCCGTGATCAGGCCGCGCAGCGCGTCGAGCGCGCCGGCGACGTCGCCGTACTGCTCGCGCAGCGCGTCGGCGCGCGCCGCCGCGGCGCGGTGCTCCTCGATCGCGATCAGGTTGACCGGGCCGAGCGCGCCGATCAGGCCGCGCAGCGCCTCGATGCGCCCGAGCGTCTCGTCCCGCTCGATCGACGCCGGCGCCTCGGCCTCCGCGCGGTCGAACGGCAGCCCGAACTCTTCCTCGATCCGGCGCCGGACGCCGTTCATCTCCGCGTCGACCTGCGCCTGCCGGAGCTCCACGCGGTGCGCGTCCTCGGCGAGCGTGTCGGCGCGCCCCGCCGCCTCGGCGTGCTGTTGTTCCACCTCGGCCCGGCGCGCGGCCACCGCGGCGCGTTCCTCGTCGAGCGCCGCGAGCGAGGCGTCGAGGCGCCGGCCCTCCTCGATCAGGGCGGCGCG
This DNA window, taken from bacterium, encodes the following:
- the ffh gene encoding signal recognition particle protein — translated: MSQTMFEQLQTRLGGLLNRLRGRGALSEGDVDQALREIRLVLLEADVNVKVARDFVARVREAAVGEQVWKSLTPGQQVVQIVHAELARLLGGAHRGLVPAPQPPTVILLAGLHGTGKTTTAGKLALHLKKRGRTPVLAAADLSRPAAVRQLEIVGQRAGVAVVSPAAGEDAVAAAKRALDVCRDSLADTLIVDSAGRLHVDDELVAELVRLRTTVAPHYTLLVLDAMAGQDAVRMAEGFHRAVPLDGVILTKLDGDARGGAALSVVAALGVPIFFVGTGERLEALEPFHPDRMASRILGMGDVLTLIEKAQEQVTADEAREMERKLRRAEFTLEDFTKQLRQVRAMGPIDQIMAMIPGFNAKRAGLSGGAEFDERALGRIEAMINSMTPGERRHPEVIDGSRRRRIARGSGASVQDVNRLLRQFADAKKMLKQIESMGKRAGRLGKLPTSLEP
- a CDS encoding class I SAM-dependent methyltransferase, coding for MAPPGGTGTGRREAPASHYFTPSPPAPIRERTIRFGDGDREFRFRTAAGVFSRGGVDRGTRLLLDAVDPRGARTILDLGCGYGALGIVMAARAPRARVRLVDINPRATALAQANIRDNRLANAEARTGDGCAPVDDDRFDLILLNPPIRAGRAAVRRLLEEAHAHLAPGGRFYLVARTSQGARTLARCMGEVFGRVHEVERGGGFRVYEGSDSTGVDVTSGDDHGAGGVADDV
- a CDS encoding sigma factor-like helix-turn-helix DNA-binding protein, giving the protein MPLQKMLSAPRAAGRARSLADRTAVIRLFDAYAGLLTVRQQRLVRMYYHEDLSLGEIAGRLRVSRQAVFDGLRRAVREMRHLEERLRVLARDGRARHDGVAGRLEAVERAAARLTAAGAETGPLMRALRALREVM
- a CDS encoding serine hydrolase — protein: MAIIDAWLGYQRVRRRIPGLSVGVVHGDAPVFARGYGYADEAARRRASETTGYRIASISKTFTATAVMQLAERGAVRLDERVERYVPWIRSGNGPAAPFTVRQLMSHTAGVERDGTPHWVTDRFPTRDELRTRARNGLAVLAPLERWKYSNVGYAVLGEVVAAASGQAFDDYVRAHIVAPLGLRQTGFAITPGVLKTLAAGYGREYPGRRRETFANPDANAFRPAAGLVSTAADLCAYMSAHFPGSGRLLADLSKREMQQPQGLPTDDGQYGLGFAIWPLDGASIVGHGGGFQGFSTAIGMDMDRRIGVTVLTNVIDMHGKPLLLGAFHTIHQCLKRIERRPGRPSRRTALRRYVGRYTARWLDLDVVLIGDRLFAYRPDNERPLQDASELETIGPDRFKIVDGPGGGNVGETVVFETDRAGAVRGLRWSASPMRRERSVLA
- the ftsY gene encoding signal recognition particle-docking protein FtsY; the encoded protein is MAGSGWLGRFREGLAKTRRALAVQLDGLLGREIDESFYEDLEEALLTADLGVQATEAVVVRLRARARSGELGGAARTPEGLRRALAEVLLAALGEPAPLRLEPRPAAVVVLGVNGAGKTTTIGKIAHRLRADGRRVIVAAADTFRAAAIDQLAVWTDRAGAELVRHAEGSDPAAVVYDAAQAARARHADVLIVDTAGRLHTKTNLMEELKKLDRVLRRELPEAPVESLLVLDATTGQNGIAQARRFAAALPLTGVVLTKLDGTARGGIAVAIADELKMPVRLVGFGEGMDDLQPFDPKAFVEALLAS